Proteins encoded in a region of the Ptychodera flava strain L36383 chromosome 4, AS_Pfla_20210202, whole genome shotgun sequence genome:
- the LOC139131746 gene encoding monocarboxylate transporter 13-like, translating to MTSGTEANPHEGGFGWILVLASFVEQVLQSCTLLATGVLVPQLTKYFEADVAEVSTVFSVAIGLLFLMGPFSGFLVERYGTRTTVIIGSVLVVLGLLLSSCANSVYFLFFSFGILTGSGFGIAFTPTFAVFGEFFKDRLGLATSLSLTGTGFGCIIFSPLNHAMLENYGWRGWFILIAAIDANLFVCAALIRPTTKQQSKTEVDCHLPDSVGSNAQENHFSITCCIKRAMQRLCVGWIRKTKVFLVIPLAECLSALSYSTIALLIVPCAIDQGTAPFSASLLPSVVGISSTCVRVFSGVLLDLKCMGSFRDFIPMLSMLTLSIPFLVFPMTESYTIMVILCCLLGLAQGVYYPGLWVLVKSITGPNYTAAVGWAMFSSGIGSICGSSFGGVLYDNTQSYKVPFFAIGSATTASAFLYLAIALKVRSRKELQYRDGRNEIPGEHA from the exons ATGACGTCAGGGACAGAAGCTAATCCTCATGAGGGTGGTTTTGGATGGATACTGGTACTAGCCAGCTTTGTGGAACAAGTACTACAATCCTGTACTCTACTGGCAACGGGAGTGTTGGTTCCGCAGCTGACGAAATATTTCGAGGCTGACGTCGCCGAGGTATCGACAGTCTTTTCGGTCGCCATTGGTCTGCTGTTCCTCATGG GTCCTTTTAGCGGTTTTCTTGTTGAAAGATACGGAACTCGAACAACAGTAATCATCGGGTCTGTGCTTGTGGTGCTCGGTTTATTGTTAAGTTCTTGTGCTAATAGCGTGTACTTCCTGTTCTTTTCATTTGGAATTCTTACAG GTTCTGGCTTCGGCATAGCGTTTACACCGACATTTGCGGTATTTGGTGAGTTCTTCAAAGACCGCCTTGGATTGGCTACATCACTGTCTCTCACTGGAACTGGTTTTGGTTGTATCATATTCTCTCCGCTCAACCACGCCATGCTTGAAAACTACGGATGGAGGGGATGGTTTATTCTGATTGCTGCTATCGATGCAAATCTGTTTGTGTGCGCTGCTTTAATCCGACCAACTACCAAACAACAATCCAAAACTGAAGTCGACTGCCATTTGCCAGACTCGGTCGGGAGCAACGCTCAAGAAAATCACTTTAGCATAACTTGCTGCATAAAAAGAGCAATGCAGAGGCTTTGCGTTGGATGGATCAGAAAAACAAAGGTTTTCCTAGTGATACCGTTAGCAGAATGTCTCAGTGCACTATCTTACTCAACAATTGCATTGTTGATTGTACCTTGTGCAATTGACCAGGGCACAGCGCCATTCTCTGCATCTCTGCTTCCAAGTGTTGTGGGAATTTCATCGACTTGTGTTCGAGTTTTTTCAGGTGTGCTCCTGGACTTGAAATGCATGGGGAGTTTTCGCGATTTCATACCAATGCTATCAATGTTGACACTGAGCATTCCTTTCCTAGTTTTTCCGATGACAGAAAGTTACACCATCATGGTGATATTGTGTTGTCTTTTGGGTCTGGCTCAAGGTGTGTATTATCCTGGTCTGTGGGTACTTGTGAAGAGCATCACGGGACCGAATTACACTGCAGCTGTTGGATGGGCTATGTTCTCCAGTGGAATTGGAAGCATTTGCGGATCATCGTTCGGAG GTGTTTTGTACGACAATACGCAGAGTTACAAGGTGCCTTTCTTCGCAATCGGCTCAGCGACTACTGCAAGTGCATTTCTCTATCTGGCAATTGCACTCAAAGTACGATCAAGGAAAGAACTTCAGTATAGGGATGGGCGGAACGAAATCCCCGGTGAACACGCGTAA
- the LOC139131748 gene encoding monocarboxylate transporter 12-like has product MEEANLPPDGGWGWMVVLSGFIVTTLNSGTLLATGVLVEHLARYFEADMANVSTIFSLGVSLWCCIALLGGFLDRYGTRKIVLIGALLSTLGLFISSFATSVYFLWFSYGVIGFGHGVSYTPVFGMIGQYFNKRLGLASSLSLAGIGFGFIVFSPLNQMFLDKYGWRGSMLLLSALNANMFLCAAIVRPVNFTANKANYRAAKVKRERLGRLLPLKRCLADKNSGTLIDRLGCGFICETGNFALLLVAETLSSLSFSSSPLFIVPCAIGRGVSKISASLLVSVAGINILLGRLIIGFILDTKCIKPVREFIPMIAAWSIGISLILFAFSYHYVPMAILCSVFGMAQGFYYPSSYMLTKTISGPHYTMALGIFIFATGIGSVSGPPFGGRLYDTTNSFNVTFLVLGSTNMLSGLLYLTTAARLQKRIATSRDTYTNDSNVIESYFVELRVSSV; this is encoded by the exons ATGGAAGAAGCCAATCTACCTCCAGACGGTGGATGGGGATGGATGGTTGTACTCAGTGGTTTCATCGTAACGACCTTGAACTCAGGAACTCTTCTAGCAACGGGTGTTTTGGTGGAACACCTTGCCCGATATTTTGAGGCTGATATGGCAAATGTGTCGACGATCTTTTCTCTGGGGGTCAGTTTATGGTGCTGTATAG CACTTCTCGGTGGATTTCTGGATAGATACGGAACTCGAAAGATAGTTTTAATCGGCGCTCTGCTGTCCACTCTTGGTCTTTTTATCAGCTCATTCGCCACCAGCGTTTACTTCCTGTGGTTTTCATATGGAGTCATAG GTTTTGGTCATGGCGTGTCTTATACACCAGTATTCGGTATGATCGGCCAATACTTCAACAAACGTCTCGGATTGGCTTCTTCGCTGTCGCTTGCTGGCATCGGCTTCGGATTCATCGTCTTTTCACCTTTGAATCAGATGTTCCTTGATAAATACGGATGGAGGGGATCGATGCTTCTGTTGTCGGCATTGAATGCAAACATGTTTCTTTGTGCAGCTATTGTTAGACCAGTGAACTTCACAGCTAATAAAGCCAATTACAGGGCGGCTAAAGTCAAGCGTGAACGACTTGGGAGATTATTACCTCTGAAGCGTTGCCTTGCAGATAAGAACAGTGGTACATTGATTGACAGACTAGGCTGTGGATTTATCTGTGAAACAGGGAATTTTGCCTTGCTTCTCGTGGCAGAGACTCTCAGCTCTTTGAGCTTCTCGTCCTCTCCCTTGTTCATCGTTCCCTGTGCTATTGGTAGAGGCGTTTCGAAAATATCGGCGTCTCTTCTAGTTTCTGTGGCAGGAATAAACATTTTATTAGGTAGACTTATAATAGGTTTCATCTTAGACACAAAATGCATCAAACCAGTTCGTGAGTTCATACCGATGATAGCCGCATGGTCGATAGGAATCTCGCTTATTCTCTTTGCATTTTCCTATCACTATGTTCCCATGGCCATTCTCTGTTCTGTTTTCGGAATGGCGCAAGGGTTTTATTATCCAAGTTCGTATATGCTCACAAAGACTATAAGTGGACCACACTACACGATGGCTCTCGGGATTTTCATCTTCGCAACCGGAATCGGAAGTGTTAGCGGTCCGCCCTTTGGTG GTCGTCTGTACGATACAACTAACAGCTTCAACGTCACTTTTCTTGTACTCGGATCAACAAATATGTTAAGTGGCCTTTTATATCTGACTACAGCTGCTAGACTACAGAAAAGAATCGCAACCAGTCGAGATACGTACACGAATGACTCGAATGTTATCGAATCGTATTTCGTGGAGCTCCGGGTATCATCAGTTTGA